GACGGACTCAATTTACAGCAATTGGCATTCTTTCAGAAAAATTTGAGTCGATAATTTTTGAAATCAACTGGTGATAATAAGTTTGCCGTTTTTCATGACTAACAGACATAATTTTCTCCTTTAATTATCAATTTCAACTTCAATAAAAGATTTAAGTTCATCACCTATTTCGATGTCATCAAATTTGTAGATGTGTGTTCCAAATTCATTTCCAATTGTTACCTCTTTTACAGGATTTTTATCACGCTGAAGTGATTCAATTTTTCCTGAGTGAATTAATTTGGAATTTCTTCACAATTCAATTTTGCAATTTTCAACAAATTTTCCACTAACAACGCTACATCCGGCAATTGAACCGACTTTTGAGAATCAAAATTTAGCAATGATTTTAGCAGTACCAATATGTTGAAGTTCGTATTTGATTTCACGCATACTTCGAACTTGCTTTTTAATTTCATCAACTATTTTATAAATAATAGTGTGCTCACGAATTTCGACTTGAGCTTGTTTAGCTTGCGCTTTTATTGCTGGCGGAACTTGGAGGTTAAAAGTGTAAATAGTTGAATTTGAAGTTTGGGCTAGCAAAATATCAGCTTTGTTAATAATCCCAACTCCAGAGTGTAAAATGTGAATATGAACATGTTTTGAAGCAAGTTGTTCAATTGTTGAATGCAAAGCTTGAGCAATTCCAGTTACATCGGCTTTGATTATAATATTTAAGGTTTTTTCTTTTGTTTGTTGACTAGTTTGGGCTTTTGTTTTTGAAAGTTTTTCAGATTGTCTTCTTTCTAATGCAAGTTGTTTGGCAAATTTTTCCTCATGGAAGCCAAAAAATTTATCACCAGCTTCAGGAACATAATTTAGACCTGTGACAATAACCGGAGTTCCCGGAGGAGCAAATTTAATTGGCTTACCATTTGTGTCTTCAAGTGAACGAATTCGACCGTATTGACAACCAGCAACAATGAAATCTCGAACCATCAAAGTTCCATTTTGCACCATTAGAGTTGCAATTGTTCCTTTATTATGGTGAAGTTTTGCTTCAATAACGGTTCCAATTGGGTAGCGATTTTTGTTCGCCTTTAGTTCAAGTATTTCAGCAACTAGTAAAATAGACCGAAAAAGTTCATCAATTCCTTGTCCAGTTAGAGCCGAACCGTAGACAAAAATATTGTTTCCCCCTCATTCTTCGGTGACAATATTTAATGCTGAAAGTTCATTTTTGATTCGATCAATGTCTTTGTTAGGTTTGTCCATTTTATTAACAAAAACAATAATAGGCACATTTGCAGCAGTAGCATGACTGATAGCTTCTTTAGTTTGAGGCATAACTCCATCATCAGCAGCAACAACAAGCACGATAATATCGGTAACTTTTGCCCCGCGCGCGCGCATTTGTGTAAAGGCTTCATGACCTGGTGTGTCAATAAAATTGATAATATTGTCTTCAAAATTAACTTGATAAGCACCGGTGTGTTGGGTTATTCCGCCGCGCTCATTTTTTGCAACATTAGTTTTTCTAATAAAATCAAGAAGTGTTGTTTTTCCGTGATCGACATGACCCATAACCGTAATAATTGGAGGGCGGTGGCTGAGATGATCAGAATCGTCTTTAATACTTACTTCTTCCATGAAATTTGATGCATCAATTTGGACTTCTTTTTTAAAATCAAGTCCAAATTCAAGACAAACTTCGGCAATTTCATCTTCAGATAGACTATGATTTAAATTATACATTTTTGCTTGTTTGAAAAAATAAGTAATAATTTCATTAACAGAGACATTAATTTTTTCTGAAAGTTCGCTAATTGTCATTATTCCCGAAAAGAGAAAAACGCCGTTGTGAACTTTAGTTTCAACATTTTTTAGTTGAGCCTTAATGTCGCCTACATTTGAGATTCGTTTTTGCGGTTTTTTCATAAGTTTTCTACCTCGATTGCTAAATTTTGGTAAGCAAAAGGGGAAATATTTGTTTTAAAAGCGCGATTAAAAAGTTTTCTTTTAATCGCAAATTGAATTTTTTCATAATCATTGAAAATGTAAGCGCCCCTGCCACCAATTTTTTTATCAAAATGTTTATCAATAATTAATTTTTGATTAATATAAGTGAACCTAATTAAATTATTTATAGGATAAACTTTTTGATCAACTATACATTTTCTTGTGTGATTTTTCATTTTGCTACCTTAAAAGTCAAAATCGTCAATATCAATATCATCAACACCGGTGTATTTTACAAGATCATCATCTGATTTGAAATTTTTAATCTGTTTTTCATTTTCGATATATGATTCACTGTTTTCTTCGGTTTGAGAATTAACTTGTACTTTTGGAGTTTTTTGGTCTTGTTTTTTACCTTCTTCTTCTTCTAAATGTTGTTTGTCGATTAATTCATTTTCGCTAATTGCTTCATTAACGGCTGAATCAAACAAAGAATCGGCATCAAAAAATTTTTTTTGATTTACATTTGAAAAAGAATATGAATTTTCTACTGAATCTGATTGATAATTTGAGTAATTTGGTTTATTTTCTTGTTTATTAACGCCTTTGTTTGAAGGTTTATTTTTAGTTGCTGGTTGTTTCAAAGGACTAGCGGGTTTAGCAATTTCTGGCTGAATTTTAGTAGATTTTACTTTATTTCTAGGTATAAATTCATTCTCAACCCCATAAGGTTTTTCAAGTTCGAGAATATCAGATTCAAATTGCTGCAAAATTGAGTCAAAACTATTATTAGGTCGACTATATGAATTTCACTTATTTTGATATGCGCGACTTTGTTGACGTTGCATATATTCGTTTTTGAGATCGATTAGTTCTTGATGATCTTTGACATTTCCGTTTCACTCAATTTGGAAATTATTGTCTTTTAGAACTGCAGAATAAGGCAAAATTTGAAGTTGACTACGAGTTAAATCGGCTGTTAATTTTACATTTGAACCGTTTTTCCCAATAGCAAGACTATGTTGAAAATCAGGCACAACTACGGTAAAACGCCGTAATTTATGACTTATTTTGAACTCTTTTACGCAAATAACTTTTGAAGGTGACATTGCATTTACAATGAATTGAATTATATTGTCATCATATTTAATAACTTCAATTTTTTCGCCATCAAGTTCTTGGGTAATTGCAAAAATTCTTGAACCGGTTTCGCCAACAACTGAGCCAATTTCTGAAATGTCATTTGCTTCAGCATCATCAGTTTTTCGGATTGCAACCTTACATTTTTCACCAGGAATTCGCGCTATTGAAGCTATTTCAAGATATTTAGATTGTAATTCAGGAATTGCATCAATTATTTTTTTCTTAACAAGTTGAACTGATTTTGATGAAACGACAACTTGAGACTGTTTTGTATTTTTAGTTACATTTTCAATAACAACTTCATGACGTGAACCAATTTTTAAATTATTTCCAGTTGCATAATGACTTGGCATAAAAGCAGAAACTTTGTCATCATCAATTTCAAAAATGTAACCAGCTGAAATTTTGTTTGTTATTGTCGCAGAGACAACCTGATTTTTTAATAAAGAATATTTATTAAAAACATTATTACGAACAATTTCAGAAATTTTTTGTTTAAAAGTATGCATGATTGCTGTAAAAAGTCATTGTTCAAAAGCTGTAAGGTCAAGTTCAATTGAAAAAATGTCATCAACACGTGCATTTTCGTCGACCTTTTTTGCATCAGAAACTAAAATAAATGAAATAGATTCATTAATTTTTTCTTCATTTGTCAGCTCATCAAAATAAGTATCTTCAACAACAATTCCGTTTGTATTAAAAACTTTAAAATTTGAATCTTCCAGATTAGCTTCAATTACAATATGCGCGTCAGGGTCGATTTTTCGTGATATAACAAATTCAATAGCTTCTTGGAAAATATCAACAACTCTATCTAGCGATAACTCGCTGTTTTTAGCAACCTCCTTAATTGATTGAACAATTAATCTTGCATTATCTCTTGGGTTAATTTTAGTAACTTTTTCTTTTTTCCTATTCATCTTGGTAATCCTGCCCTCTTGAAAGCACTTCTAAAATAAAATTTTTTTCACTAGACTCAATTTTATCAATAAATTCAGAAATTTTTACAGAAATCTCTTCAACTTGATCAAGCGAATTATAATTTGTAACAATTCTTAAATAGTTCAGCCCGTCTTCTAAAACAAAATTAATTGACAAAATATCATTAAATTCATTTTTTAACCTTTGTATTAAATTCAAATTATCTCCTTTTTTTCGAATGTTTTCAATAAAGTTTGTTGGGTTTAAAACAAAAAAGTCGTCACAAGGACAACCTTTTATTGAAATGTTAATTTTATAAAGGTTAAAATAATTATACAACGTTTAAATTTTTTTAAAATAAAAAATTAAAAGTAAATGATTTTTAGCTGTTATGTTATAATTTAAAAATATGTTTTTTTAGCTCATTTATAGAAGTTTTGTATTTTTTCAACATAAGTATTATAACAACTTCTAGATTTATCGTTTATTTTAGCACTTTTTTGGGTTTTTATAGTAAATATGTTTATTAATTATGATACTGCTTTAATTAGAAAAAATTCGCGCGGTGAATCGTATTGAGGACCGCTAGGCTTAATTTTTAATTCAAACCGTTTTGAATTTTATTTATGATCACCTGATGCAACGCGGGTTCACTTTGCAATTTATGAAAATTTTCAAGACACAAATCCAACCGAAATAATCGCAATGACAAAGCGATCTGATGTTTGGTTTTGTGAAATTGACGAAAAATTTCACGGATATCTTTATAATTTACTAATTGAGCACCGTGATTCAAAAATAACCGAAGCGCTTGACCCTTATTCTTACAGCATTTGTCCTTTTGATTGAACTAAAAATGAAGTTCCAAAAAGTTATTTAATTGATATTTATTCACCTCAAGCTGGCACAAGTCCTTTAGAATTATCATTTCAAACCAAAAATCCGCTGAGTGATGCGCTAATTTATGAATTAAATATTCGTGATTTTAGTTCAAAAAATTCAAACATAGCAAATCCAGGAACTTTTCTTGGGGCTCTAGATCAGAAAATTTTTGATTATCTGTCTGACTTAAATTTTAATTTTTTGCAATTATTGCCAGTTCATTCTTGTTACACTTTTAGTCAAAAAAATATTTCAATTCTTAAAAAAGGTCAAGGAAAAGGTCATTTTACAAACTATAATTGGGGCTATGATCCACTTGGTTTTTTTTCAATTAATTCAAGTTATTCGTCAAACCCGGTTGACCCGTATTTAAAAATAAAAGAATTTAAGGCATTTATTGACTCAGCTCATAAAAAAAATATCGGAATTATTCTTGATGTTGCTTTTAGTCAAACTTTTCGAAAATCTATTTTAGATGATGTTGCTCGAGGTTATTTTTATCGCGATGAGGCTTTGTCTTTTCCTTCCCAATTTCCGCCTCTTGATTCACAAAAGCCAATGGCATTTAGGTTAATTTTAGACTCGCTTATTTTCTTTGTTAAATACTATAAAGTTGATGGATTTCGCTTTGATGCAGCTTCGTATTTTGATAAAAAATCGCTTGAAATTATAAGTATTGAACTGAAAAAAATAAATCCTAACATTATCTTGTTTGGTAAATTTTGTAAAAAAACTGATTTACAACATAAAAATCGAACGGAAAAAACTAGTCGTTCTAATAATTTTAATTTTGCTTATTTAAATAACGGGCTTTCTAATGTCATTCGCGGATCTAATGTTCCTGGTGATAAAGGTCTAATTTTGTCAAAAAATAGTTCAAAATTTGCTTCATATGTCTCATTAATTCCAGGTGGTATTTTTGATTTTAATTTTGGCGATTTTTTTCACTCAAGTAGAAGAGATGACCTTTTTGCAAACGATATTAGTATAAATGTTTCTTATATAACTTCATATGATGGTCCTACTTTGGCTGACAAAATTTTAACAACTGCTTCAGGGCTAACGAAAAACGCCTTTATCGAAACTTACCGTCAAGCATTAATGATGGTTTTATTTGTTCAAGGAAAAGTTCTTTTAAGTTCAGGAACTGAGTTTGGCTTTTCAAAAGTGTGTGATTTTTCGGGCGCTAGTTATTCAAATTGTCATCTTAATTTAAATTCAACAAAACCACCTTTTCCATTTCAGGCCAATAAATTTCTTGATTTTTATTCAAATAAAACTACTGATTTTACTAATGGTCTTGATTTTAGCCTTCTTGAAATTAACGAAATCAAAGCTAAAATTTTTAATTTTTTAGCAAAAATTAATGAATTTCGTCAAAAAACCCAGTTTTTTAGATTGCCAGATAATCAAGCAATTTGTGATTCTATAAAATTCGAAACTGTTGATAATAAAAAAGGACTAATAATTTTTAACATCCAAATTAAAAACGAAATTATTAAAGTGATTCATAATTTTTCAAGCAATTCTTATGACTATAATTTTGAAGATTTTGATGTAATTTTTAATTCTAAATTACAATTTAGTCAAAATATTATTCAAAAACGACAGTCAATCTTACTTATGAAAAAACACTAAAAAATTTAGCATTAGAATTTGCCTTGAATTTTAAAAAAACTAAAAAAACCAGATAAAACTGGTTTTTTTAGTCAATTTTTGAGGCAAAAACTTTATTTTTTATTGTAATTTAGGCCTAGTGCATTTAAAATTACTTGGATCACAAAATTAAATGGCTTATTGTAATGAGGCAAGAAGTAAAAATCTGAAAGAGCAATTTCTGGTAATTTTAGACCTTTTTGAATTGCTAGTGAAAGGAAATAAATTACTTCAGTGTGGTTATATTCTTTTCCATATGAACCAATTTGAGCACCAATTAATTTTAGACTTGGTTTGTCATAAGCAATTTTGATTCATACTTTAGATTTATTTTGCATAAATTCTGGGCGATCTCAGTCCTCGAGATATTCAACACCAACATTATCCAAGCCCATTTTTGGACAAGCATTTTCACAATATCCAGTTGAGGCATAATTAAATCCAAAAACAGAAATTGCATTTGTTCCAACATAACCTGGGAAAGGAATATCTTCACGTCCTGCAATGTGGAAGGCAGCAACTATCCCTGATTTTACGGCATTTGTTGCAAGTGCAATGTGAGCGTGTTGTTTAGTTACATTGTGAACCATTGAAGCTGAATCACCAATTACATAAAGATCTTTATCGCTTAAGCAACGTTGGAATTCATCAACTTTGACTGCACCATTAGCAGTTTTTTCAACGTCTGTTAAGATTTTAGTGTTTGGTGAAAATCCAATAGCTAAAATTACTAAATCAGCAGCATATTTACCTTTGTCTGTCTCAACAAAAGCAACTTTTTTTCCACTTTCATCGGCAATAAAGCGAACAACTTTTTGATTAAATTGTAAATTAATACCTTCTTCAACGATTTTATCCTCAATTTTTTGAGTAAATTCCTTATCAAAATAATTAGGGATAATTCTATCTTGCATGTCAATTAGTGTTGTTTTTTTGCCATATTTGTGAAAAGCTTCAAGTAATTCAATACCGATGTAACCACCACCGATAATAATTACATTTTTAATTGTTGGATCAACAGCTTTTGCTTTAATTTCTTGTGCGTGAGTAAATGTTTTTGAAACTAAAATGTTTTCAAGATTAATCCCCTCAAAAGGTGGAATAATCGGCCAAGTTCCGCCGGCAAAAACTAATTTATCATAGCTGTCTTTAAAAATTTCGCCACTAACTAAATTTTTAACGGTAATAATTTTATTTTCACGGTCAATTTCGAGAACATCATGCTGTAAATGAACATCGATTCCCATTGATTTTAATTGTTCAGGACTTGAATAAAAAAGTCCAGATGGATCACTAAATTCATCAGAAACTCAAAGTGCAATTCCGCAACCTAAAAAAGAAATGTCAGTATTTCTATCATATGAGACAAGTTCTGCTTGTGGGTAAATAGTTTTTAGGGTTCTTAAAAATGAAGTTCCGGCATGGTTAGTTCCAATTGATATTATTTTCATAAAATCTCCTATTTTTTGTTTTTTCGGGAGTAAAAAAAATTAAATTTAATTTTAATAAATTATACAATGTTTTTCCAATTTTTTATTAAAATTACGTTATAATTTACAAAGTAAAGATTAAGATAAAGGGTTGCTAAAAAGCATTAAAATAAAAAATCTTCGAAATTTTAGAAAAAACCGCTAAATTTCGAAGATTTTTCCACTTTTTTGCTAAAAAATTAATCATTTATGCATTTGCTTAATAAAAAAATAGCGGCTGTTTCAGAACGTAAAATTCTTTTGCCTAAAGACACAACTTCAAAATCAAATTTTTGGGCTAAATCTATCTCTGATTGGTCAAAACCACCTTCAGGACCGATTATTATAATTGTATCATTTTGTGATTGGTCTATTTTTGTCTGGTTTTTTTGGCCTTCAAAGGCGATTAATTTTTGACTAAAATTACTAGAATTTTTCAAAATATCACTGTAATTTATAGGTAAATTTATTTTTGGAATCAAATTTCGAAAACTCTGTTGTGCGCTGTGGAGACAAATTTGCTCTCATCTTTTTAATTTTTTTCTTAAGTCTCCTTCTAATTTTTGACTTACATTTTTACTAAAAAACGGTCAAATTTCACTGACTCCAATTTCAACAGCCTTTTGAATTGCAAATTCAAAGGATTTTGTCTTTAGAATTGCAAGTGCTAAAATAACCTTGTTTTTAGGTTCATTATTTATTTCAAGTTTTTCAATAATTTCAGCTTTGTTTGAATTTTGAACTAATTTTGTAAGATAAAATTCACCTTTGTAAACACAGATAAAATTTTCGTTTTTAATTCGCACAACTTTAATATGATTTAAATTTAAATCATCAAGAATAAAAAAATTTTCTTGTTTTTCACTAACAAAAAAACGGAACATAGATAAAATTTTATTATAAAATTTTACAAATCCTAAAAATTAAGTAAAATTATTATTATAAGGATATAACAAATGAAAAAATTATCAGCTAATGAAGTTCGTCAACTTTGATTTGATTTTTTTCAACTAAAAAATCATCTTCTTATAGAATCTAAACCCCTTGTTCCCCAAAATGATGATTCGCTTCTTTGAATTAATTCAGGAGTTGCGGCATTAAAAGATTATTTTATTGGTAAAAAAATTCCACCTTCAAAACGACTTGTTAATTCGCAAAAAGCACTAAGAACTAATGATATTGAAAATGTTGGTCAAACTTCAAGACATCATACTTTGTTTGAAATGTTAGGAAATTTTTCAATTGGTGACTATTTTAAACTTGAAGCGATTGATTTTGCCTTTGAATTTTTGACTAAATGATTAGAATTAGACCCTGAAAAACTTTATATAACATATTATGATAGTGATCTTGAGACTTTAAATAAATGGAAAAGTTTAGGTTTTCCTGAAAATAGGCTCATTCCTGGTGGAAAAAAAACTAATTTTTGAGACTTAGGTCAAGGTCCTTGTGGTCCATGTACCGAAATTTATTTTGACCGTGGTGAAAAATTTGATGCTCGTGGTGATGAATTAATAAGAAATGACATCGAAAATGACCGTTTTATTGAAATTTGAAACATTGTTTTTTCAGAATTTAATAACGACGGTGCGCAAAATTATTCACCATTAATGTCAAAAAATATTGATACTGGTGCAGGTTTTGAAAGAATCGTCTCAATTTTGCAAAATGGTCCAACTAATTATGACACAGATCTTTTTTTGCCAATTATTGCAGAAATTCAAAAGTACACTGATTTTAAATACGATATTGAAAATTATTTTAAAAAAGATGCAAAACAAGCACAAATTAATAAAAGTTTTAGACTAATTGCTGACCACATTCGCGCAATAAGTGCCGCAGTAAATGATGGAGTTATGCCATCAAATTTACACCGAGGCTATATAATTAGGCGTTTAATCAGAAGAGCCTATTGAAACGGGAAAAAATTAGGAATTTCAGAAGAGTTTTTACACAAATTAGTTCCAATTGTGGCTAAAACACTAAACTCTAATTTTGACATCGAAAAAATTGAGTCTGTGATTTATCATGAAGAGAAAAATTTTATAAAAACTCTTGAAATTGGTCATGAACTGTTAGAAAATGAGATAAAAAAAACTGAAGGTCAAATTTCTCCAGAAATTGTTTTTAAACTTTTTGTTACTTACGGTTTTCCTCCTGAACTAACTCAGGAAATCCTTCAAGAAAAAAATATTAGTTTTGACCTTAAATCATTAGAAGAATATCGCGAAAAACACGCTCAAATTTCCCGGGCAAATATTAAAAAAGGCATGGGAAAGGTTATTGATTCTTTAAATCAAGTTACATCACAAATTTCAGAATTTATAGGTTATGAATTTCACAAAACAGAAACAAAAATTGCTTTTTTAGCAAATCAATTTAGTGAAATTGACCAAAGTAACGAAGGTGAAATTTCATATGCAATTTTTGAAAAAACTCCATTTTATGCAACAGCAGGTGGTCAAAAACATGATCAAGGATATATAATTCAAAATGGCAAAAAAATTGAAATTATTGATGTTTTTAAGGATAAATTTTTAAACAATGTCCATGTTTTTGAAGGTGAACTATCAAAAAATTTACCGGTAATTTTAGAACTAAATTCAGACAATCGCTTAAAATTAGAGCGAAACCATTCGGCAACTCACCTTTTATTTGCTTCACTTCGGGCAGAATTTGGTCCTCAAATTAAACAACTTGGTTCTGATAATAACGAAGAAAGATTGACTTTTGACTTTCCTTGTGCTCAAAAACCTTCAAAAGAAGAAATAAAATCTGTTGAAAACCGTGTAAATTCATATATAAGTCAACAAGTTCAGCGTGAATATTTGGTAACAAACCTAGAAAAAGCCCAAAAACTAAATGCAATTATGACATTAGAAGAATCAGAATACATGGATCCTAATGCGCTTCGGCTTGTGGTTTTTCCTGGAATTACAACAGATTTATGCGGTGGAACTCATATTCAAAACACTAAATTATTAGAAAAATTCACAATTTTATCATGCCAAACTAAGGGTTCAGGAATTTACCGAATTCGTGCTGTTAGTTCTTTTGCCAAAAATGTTGAGTTTTTAGAACAAAATATTGAACTTTTGAAGTTTCAAATTACTTCATTAGTTAATAAAATTGCAAAAATTAGTCAAGATTTTACCTTTGATTTTCCAAGTTTTACTGATTTAGATTCAGAATTTGAGCACTTGACAAAAATTGAAGAAGACCTTAAAGAACAATATAAAAAAATCTTAAAAAATCAAGACATCTCTCAGTCATTAGAATTAAATTCAGAAAATTTTGTTGACATTAACCAAAATAAGTTTTACATTGATTTAGAATTTAATTCCAAAAACTTAAAACAATCAGCAGCTACTTTTAGGCAAAAAAACCCAAAATCAACATTTATTTTAGCTACAAATCTCGAAGATGAAAATCATTTAATTACAGTTGCATCTTTTAACTTAGAATCAAATATCATTCTTGAAAAAATTCTAGAAATTTACGATGGTGCAGGAGGTGGAAATTCTAAAATAGCTCAGGCAAAAATCAAGAAAAAACCTATAAAAGACGATATAATTAAGCTTTTATGAGCATTAGACCCAGAGTTTTAGCACTTGATTTAGGGGTTAAGTCTTGCGGCTTTGCAATTTCTGATTCAGATTGGAAAATTTCACTACCCCTTGAGCAATATAATTTTAATAGGTATGATTTTGCAAGAGTTATCGCGCGAATTGGTTTTTGATTGGATCAATATTCTATTTCTACTCTTGTTTTAGGTTATCCTTTAACTTTATCAGGTAAAATTTCTCCAAGAACAATTATGGTCGAAGAATTCGCCCAATTAATAAAAAAACACTATCAAATACAACTTTTTTTTCAAGATGAGCGACTTTCTTCCAAGGAGGCCAACTCAATTTTAATTGACTCAGGTTTGTCCTTTAAAAAAAGGCAAAAAATTATTGACAAATTAGCAGCTCAAATTATACTTGAAAGATTTTTACAAACACAAAATGCATATGAAAAATAAAAAAACTTTAACTCAAGAACCAATAAACCTTTCAGATCCACAGCGAGTAATAATCGCAAAAGAAATTTCAAATTCAACAAATCCGGGTTACGAAAAACTTTATTCACTTTTCTATACTGAATTTGAAGATTTAAGAATTTTTTCTGTTGTTTTTGATGAGAAAAAAAATATTCTTGCCTTTGAAATTGATAGAAATACTTGAGAAACTACAAAAACTTTTGTTGAATTTGACGACCAAACAATTGAAATTCTAGAGATGCAAATTAATGAATTTTTTGATACAAATAAGTTCATATTTGAAGGCAAGCCAATTGATCCTTTTACTTTTTTTAATAATTTCTCGCCTGAAACCGAATATGATGATATAATTGAGGAACTTAGTGATAAAGAAGCAATTAGAGTTCCTGAAGTAAAAAATAAAACAAAAAAAGCTATAAAATCAAAGGTAAATTAAGATGAAACTAATTGTTGGACTTGGTAATCCAGGTGAAAAATATGCTCAAACAAAACATAATGTTGGATTTTGAGTTCTTGATTTGTTAGCTGAAAAACTCGGATTGACCTTTGATCAAAAAACTGAAAATGGCGTTTTTTGTAAAACAAGTGATTTTATTCTTGCAAAACCAACAACATATATGAATAAATCAGGTGATTTTGTCTTTGAATTAGTTCAATTTTACAAAATTAATATTTTGGATGTGATAATTGTTTATGATGATATGAATTTTGAAATTGGCCAGGCACTAAT
This sequence is a window from Mesomycoplasma ovipneumoniae. Protein-coding genes within it:
- the infB gene encoding translation initiation factor IF-2, whose product is MKKPQKRISNVGDIKAQLKNVETKVHNGVFLFSGIMTISELSEKINVSVNEIITYFFKQAKMYNLNHSLSEDEIAEVCLEFGLDFKKEVQIDASNFMEEVSIKDDSDHLSHRPPIITVMGHVDHGKTTLLDFIRKTNVAKNERGGITQHTGAYQVNFEDNIINFIDTPGHEAFTQMRARGAKVTDIIVLVVAADDGVMPQTKEAISHATAANVPIIVFVNKMDKPNKDIDRIKNELSALNIVTEEWGGNNIFVYGSALTGQGIDELFRSILLVAEILELKANKNRYPIGTVIEAKLHHNKGTIATLMVQNGTLMVRDFIVAGCQYGRIRSLEDTNGKPIKFAPPGTPVIVTGLNYVPEAGDKFFGFHEEKFAKQLALERRQSEKLSKTKAQTSQQTKEKTLNIIIKADVTGIAQALHSTIEQLASKHVHIHILHSGVGIINKADILLAQTSNSTIYTFNLQVPPAIKAQAKQAQVEIREHTIIYKIVDEIKKQVRSMREIKYELQHIGTAKIIAKFWFSKVGSIAGCSVVSGKFVENCKIELWRNSKLIHSGKIESLQRDKNPVKEVTIGNEFGTHIYKFDDIEIGDELKSFIEVEIDN
- a CDS encoding YlxR family protein; protein product: MKNHTRKCIVDQKVYPINNLIRFTYINQKLIIDKHFDKKIGGRGAYIFNDYEKIQFAIKRKLFNRAFKTNISPFAYQNLAIEVENLWKNRKNESQM
- the nusA gene encoding transcription termination/antitermination protein NusA, which gives rise to MNRKKEKVTKINPRDNARLIVQSIKEVAKNSELSLDRVVDIFQEAIEFVISRKIDPDAHIVIEANLEDSNFKVFNTNGIVVEDTYFDELTNEEKINESISFILVSDAKKVDENARVDDIFSIELDLTAFEQWLFTAIMHTFKQKISEIVRNNVFNKYSLLKNQVVSATITNKISAGYIFEIDDDKVSAFMPSHYATGNNLKIGSRHEVVIENVTKNTKQSQVVVSSKSVQLVKKKIIDAIPELQSKYLEIASIARIPGEKCKVAIRKTDDAEANDISEIGSVVGETGSRIFAITQELDGEKIEVIKYDDNIIQFIVNAMSPSKVICVKEFKISHKLRRFTVVVPDFQHSLAIGKNGSNVKLTADLTRSQLQILPYSAVLKDNNFQIEWNGNVKDHQELIDLKNEYMQRQQSRAYQNKWNSYSRPNNSFDSILQQFESDILELEKPYGVENEFIPRNKVKSTKIQPEIAKPASPLKQPATKNKPSNKGVNKQENKPNYSNYQSDSVENSYSFSNVNQKKFFDADSLFDSAVNEAISENELIDKQHLEEEEGKKQDQKTPKVQVNSQTEENSESYIENEKQIKNFKSDDDLVKYTGVDDIDIDDFDF
- a CDS encoding pullulanase, translating into MFINYDTALIRKNSRGESYWGPLGLIFNSNRFEFYLWSPDATRVHFAIYENFQDTNPTEIIAMTKRSDVWFCEIDEKFHGYLYNLLIEHRDSKITEALDPYSYSICPFDWTKNEVPKSYLIDIYSPQAGTSPLELSFQTKNPLSDALIYELNIRDFSSKNSNIANPGTFLGALDQKIFDYLSDLNFNFLQLLPVHSCYTFSQKNISILKKGQGKGHFTNYNWGYDPLGFFSINSSYSSNPVDPYLKIKEFKAFIDSAHKKNIGIILDVAFSQTFRKSILDDVARGYFYRDEALSFPSQFPPLDSQKPMAFRLILDSLIFFVKYYKVDGFRFDAASYFDKKSLEIISIELKKINPNIILFGKFCKKTDLQHKNRTEKTSRSNNFNFAYLNNGLSNVIRGSNVPGDKGLILSKNSSKFASYVSLIPGGIFDFNFGDFFHSSRRDDLFANDISINVSYITSYDGPTLADKILTTASGLTKNAFIETYRQALMMVLFVQGKVLLSSGTEFGFSKVCDFSGASYSNCHLNLNSTKPPFPFQANKFLDFYSNKTTDFTNGLDFSLLEINEIKAKIFNFLAKINEFRQKTQFFRLPDNQAICDSIKFETVDNKKGLIIFNIQIKNEIIKVIHNFSSNSYDYNFEDFDVIFNSKLQFSQNIIQKRQSILLMKKH
- a CDS encoding FAD-dependent oxidoreductase, with the protein product MKIISIGTNHAGTSFLRTLKTIYPQAELVSYDRNTDISFLGCGIALWVSDEFSDPSGLFYSSPEQLKSMGIDVHLQHDVLEIDRENKIITVKNLVSGEIFKDSYDKLVFAGGTWPIIPPFEGINLENILVSKTFTHAQEIKAKAVDPTIKNVIIIGGGYIGIELLEAFHKYGKKTTLIDMQDRIIPNYFDKEFTQKIEDKIVEEGINLQFNQKVVRFIADESGKKVAFVETDKGKYAADLVILAIGFSPNTKILTDVEKTANGAVKVDEFQRCLSDKDLYVIGDSASMVHNVTKQHAHIALATNAVKSGIVAAFHIAGREDIPFPGYVGTNAISVFGFNYASTGYCENACPKMGLDNVGVEYLEDWDRPEFMQNKSKVWIKIAYDKPSLKLIGAQIGSYGKEYNHTEVIYFLSLAIQKGLKLPEIALSDFYFLPHYNKPFNFVIQVILNALGLNYNKK
- a CDS encoding 16S rRNA (uracil(1498)-N(3))-methyltransferase gives rise to the protein MFRFFVSEKQENFFILDDLNLNHIKVVRIKNENFICVYKGEFYLTKLVQNSNKAEIIEKLEINNEPKNKVILALAILKTKSFEFAIQKAVEIGVSEIWPFFSKNVSQKLEGDLRKKLKRWEQICLHSAQQSFRNLIPKINLPINYSDILKNSSNFSQKLIAFEGQKNQTKIDQSQNDTIIIIGPEGGFDQSEIDLAQKFDFEVVSLGKRILRSETAAIFLLSKCIND